A window from Penaeus monodon isolate SGIC_2016 unplaced genomic scaffold, NSTDA_Pmon_1 PmonScaffold_2286, whole genome shotgun sequence encodes these proteins:
- the LOC119570186 gene encoding uncharacterized protein LOC119570186, with the protein MKCYLVLDHFDMSRPLCQVPVCEAEVDILHFLTSHRVLNKGILSSPGFTESLEKLSKGRLSNPAEKIQSKVSSLPCKVATSFTSDERNVSLIKNIFSTLGCAISLSPKTEQVRLWYHELPLDIYLSQQSGKILVTFEGTKVSLVLSAKLAVESRVVKQRSSYSKLKLPPSVLRQARQSHRILQFESCKAVTPKAVIHLHHMTTNVMSLLPL; encoded by the coding sequence ATGAAGTGTTACCTTGTATTAGATCATTTTGATATGTCTCGTCCTCTGTGTCAAGTACCAGTCTGTGAAGCAGAGGTTGATATACTACATTTCCTTACTTCTCATCGAGTACTGAATAAAGGAATCTTGTCCTCCCCAGGCTTTACTGAATCTCTTGAGAAGTTGTCAAAAGGAAGACTAAGTAATCCAGCtgaaaaaatacaaagcaaagTATCTTCTCTGCCTTGTAAAGTGGCCACTTCATTTACCTCTGATGAGAGAAATGTTTCTTTAATCAAGAACATCTTCAGCACACTTGGTTGTGCAATTTCCCTTAGCCCTAAAACAGAGCAAGTAAGGCTTTGGTACCATGAGTTACCGCTTGATATATACCTGAGCCAACAAAGTGGTAAGATATTAGTAACTTTTGAGGGAACAAAGGTTTCTTTGGTTTTGTCTGCAAAATTAGCAGTAGAGAGCAGAGTAGTAAAGCAGAGATCATCTTATAGTAAATTAAAATTACCACCATCAGTTCTTAGACAGGCTAGGCAATCACACAGGATTTTACAATTTGAGTCCTGCAAGGCTGTTACCCCTAAAGCTGTCATTCATCTACATCATATGACGACAAATGTAATGTCACTTCTACCATTATAA